From the genome of Anopheles merus strain MAF chromosome X, AmerM5.1, whole genome shotgun sequence, one region includes:
- the LOC121590415 gene encoding cystathionine beta-synthase-like protein, with the protein MASTNTHRGCPMNGHLAASKKPQTVPEEDPMANFIRPDQPSRCTWALGTTETSPHHHEALAPKPSTLPSILEAVGGTPLVKLNKIPQSMGLKCNVYVKCEFLNPGGSVKDRIGVRMVLEAERKGLLKPGCTIIEPTSGNTGIGLAMAAAARGYRCLIVMPEKMSNEKVDTLKALGAEVIRTPTEAAFDSPEGLIAVSQRLQRSIPDSVILDQYRNAGNPLAHYDGTGAEIVEQLGGQVDMVVIGTGTGGTMTGIGRRIKESCPACQVIAADPEGSILAEPEELNRTEVSFYEVEGVGYDFLPTVLDRSVVDRWYKFNDRVALPLARRLIRDEGLLCGGSSGGNLYVALEAAKTLKEGQNCVVILPDNIRNYLTKFVSDNWMEARYFKESENCHDQKWWNAKVNTLPMETLITVRDDVQISDAIETMKQNNRTQVPVLDADGTIKGVVHMPNLLSKMLNRLAKPSDLVRRAIFKQYVKIDHEENIGRASRILEKDSFLLVTRQEAGAERPVGILTQRVLFDFVAEQAATVTNGNGNAE; encoded by the exons ATGGCTAGCACCAACACGCACCGTGGCTGTCCGATGAACGGACATCTGGCAGCGAGCAAAAAGCCACAGACCGTCCCGGAGGAGGACCCGATGGCAAACTTTATCCGGCCCGATCAACCGTCCCGGTGTACCTGGGCGCTCGGTACGACGGAGACGAGCCCGCACCATCACGAGGCACT TGCCCCCAAACCGTCAACGCTGCCCTCGATCCTGGAAGCTGTCGGAGGAACGCCACTGGTGAAGCTCAACAAGATCCCTCAGTCCATGGGCTTGAAGTGCAATGTTT ATGTCAAGTGTGAGTTCCTTAATCCGGGTGGCTCTGTCAAGGATCGCATCGGTGTCCGCATGGTGCTGGAGGCGGAGCGCAAGGGACTGCTGAAACCAGGCTGCACCATCATTGAGCCGACGTCCGGCAATACGGGCATTGGGCTGGCCATGGCTGCCGCAGCACGAGGCTATCGCTGCCTGATCGTGATGCCGGAGAAGATGTCCAACGAGAAAGTGGACACGCTCAAGGCGCTCGGGGCGGAGGTGATCCGCACTCCGACGGAGGCCGCCTTCGATTCGCCCGAGGGGCTCATCGCAGTTTCGCAGCGGCTTCAGCGCTCCATTCCAGACTCGGTCATTCTGGACCAGTACCGCAATGCCGGCAATCCGCTGGCCCACTACGACGGCACGGGTGCGGAGATCGTGGAGCAGTTGGGCGGCCAGGTTGATATGGTGGTGATTGGCACGGGTACGGGCGGTACCATGACCGGCATCGGCCGTCGAATCAAGGAGTCCTGCCCGGCCTGTCAGGTGATTGCGGCCGATCCGGAGGGTTCGATCCTGGCCGAGCCGGAAGAGCTCAACCGCACGGAGGTAAGCTTCTACGAGGTGGAGGGCGTCGGGTACGACTTCCTGCCGACCGTGCTGGACCGCTCGGTGGTCGACCGGTGGTACAAGTTTAACGATCGCGTCGCTCTGCCGCTCGCACGCCGTCTGATCCGGGACGAGGGTCTGCTGTGCGgtggcagcagcggcggcaacCTGTACGTTGCCCTCGAGGCGGCCAAAACACTGAAGGAGGGCCAGAACTGTGTCGTCATCCTGCCGGACAACATTCGCAACTATCTCACCAAGTTCGTGTCGGACAACTGGATGGAGGCGCGTTACTTCAAGGAGTCGGAGAACTGCCACGACCAGAA GTGGTGGAATGCTAAGGTAAACACACTGCCCATGGAAACGCTCATCACTGTGCGCGATGATGTGCAGATCAGTGATGCGATCGAGACGATGAAGCAGAACAATCGTACCCAGGTTCCGGTGCTGGATGCCGATGG AACCATCAAGGGTGTAGTGCACATGCCCAATCTGTTGAGTAAAATGCTCAACCGGCTGGCGAAACCGTCCGATCTGGTGCGTCGTGCCATCTTTAAGCAGTACGTCAAGATCGATCACGAGGAAAACATCGGCCGCGCGTCGCGTATCTTGGAGAAGGATAGCTTCCTGCTAGTAACTCGACAAGAGGCGG GAGCGGAACGGCCTGTGGGAATTCTCACCCAGCGTGTACTATTTGACTTCGTCGCGGAGCAGGCGGCAACCGTTACCAACGGAAATGGGAACGCCGAGTAG
- the LOC121590446 gene encoding microsomal glutathione S-transferase 1-like isoform X2, protein MASPFDSINSEAYKAYVFWSAVLVAKMLLMALLTAIQRFKNKAFASPEDTRMISKKLVPKYDDPDVERVRRAHQNDLENILPFFVIGFLYLLTNPAPWLAINLYRLVAASRILHTIVYAVVVIPQPARFLAFVGAMMPTAYMTLQTILFFMM, encoded by the exons ATGGCAAGCCCATTCGACTCCATTAATTCGGAAGCGTACAAGGCGTACGTATTCTGGTCGGCGGTGCTGGTAGCAAAGATGTTGCTGATGGCTTTGCTGACCGCTATCCAGCGCTTTAAGAACAAG GCATTTGCCAGTCCCGAAGACACCAGAATGATCAGCAAGAAGCTAGTGCCCAAGTACGACGATCCGGACGTGGAACGTGTGCGCAG AGCGCATCAGAACGATCTGGAAAACATTCTGCCGTTCTTCGTCATCGGCTTCCTGTACCTGCTGACCAATCCGGCACCGTGGCTGGCCATAAATCTGTACCGCTTGGTGGCCGCCTCGCGCATTTTGCACACGATCGTGTATGCCGTCGTGGTCATTCCTCAGCCGGCCCGCTTCCTGGCCTTCGTGGGTGCGATGATGCCAACGGCCTACATGACCCTGCAGACGATACTGTTCTTCATGATGTAG
- the LOC121590877 gene encoding uncharacterized protein LOC121590877 — protein MQRASVLVSLLLLVAVGRVATEAVPESQGQTVSVPPAAPSLTDPLPFDEPTVERFFTAVKSQLRCGYPMFGIPSLVPLKLSYTLKTSFDLLSLKKINVVASNFTVYGLNDFTWDPSRTRFTRTSATVPLSFPNVTAFAHTSLNGANGTSYVQLRNVTVRLDAQYEEKDDLLYVTELGGSILLEDAKVKIASLFPKSAKLSKIWNKAIGKSLPILVELFNGGKLKIEYLSRLLSGAKFYAMNTINNALNTHGLSFDRLVESMAKFADGSPDSLQCDGTPSDTLVGWLRA, from the exons ATGCAACGCGCGTCAGTGCTCGTgtccctgctgctgctagtggcGGTGGGTCGTGTTGCGACGGAAGCGGTCCCCGAGTCGCAGGGACAAACAGTGAGCGTACCGCCGGCAGCACCGAGCCTCACCGATCCACTCCCGTTCGATG AGCCCACGGTGGAACGGTTCTTCACCGCCGTTAAGAGCCAGCTGCGCTGCGGCTATCCCATGTTCGGCATCCCGTCGCTCGTGCCGCTCAAGCTAAGCTACACCCTCAAGACGTCGTTCGATCTGCTTTCGCTTAAAAA AATCAATGTGGTAGCGTCCAACTTTACCGTGTACGGGCTGAACGATTTCACCTGGGACCCGTCCCGGACGCGGTTCACTCGCACGTCCGCCACCGTGCCGCTCTCCTTCCCGAACGTGACCGCGTTCGCGCACACCTCGCTGAACGGTGCGAACGGTACGTCGTACGTCCAGCTGCGCAACGTCACCGTCCGGCTGGACGCGCAGTACGAGGAAAAGGACGACCTGCTGTACGTGACCGAGCTCGGCGGTTCGATTCTGCTCGAAGATGCGAAG GTAAAGATTGCCTCGCTCTTCCCGAAGAGCGCCAAGCTGAGCAAGATCTGGAACAAGGCGATCGGCAAATCGCTCCCGATACTGGTGGAGCTGTTCAACGGCGGCAAGCTGAAAATCGAGTACCTGAGCCGGCTGCTGAGTGGAGCCAAGTTCTACGCGATGAACACGATCAACAACGCGCTCAACACGCACGGTCTCAGCTTTGACCGGCTGGTCGAGAGCATGGCCAAGTTCGCGGACGGTTCGCCCGACTCGCTGCAGTGCGACGGTACGCCCAGCGACACGCTCGTCGGATGGCTGCGAGCGTAG
- the LOC121590399 gene encoding AP-3 complex subunit delta: MALKMVKGNLERMFDKNLTDLVRGIRNNKDNEAKYIAQCIEEIKQELRQDNVSVKSNAVAKLTYLQMCGYDISWAGFNIIEVMSSNRFTCKRIGYLAASQCFHPDSELLMLTTNMIRKDLSSTNQYDAGVALSGLSCFISTDLSRDLANDIMTLMSSTKPYLRMKAVLMMYKVFLRYPEALRPAFPKLKEKLEDPDPSVQSAAVNVICELARKNPKNYLSLAPIFFKLMTTSTNNWMLIKIIKLFGALTPLEPRLGKKLIEPLTNLIHSTSAMSLLYECINTVIAVLISISSGMPNHSASIQLCVQKLRILIEDSDQNLKYLGLLAMSKILKTHPKSVQTHKDLILACLDDKDESIRLRALDLLYGMVSKKNLMEIVRRLLGHMERAEGSSYRDELLYKVIEICSQGSYQYVTNFEWYLTVLVELILLESGSRHGRLIAGQLLDVAIRVQAVRTFAVNEMATLLETYPVTAAPNGTMQEVLYAAAWIVGEFAPHLDGPERTLAVLLQPKPVAGHIQAVYVQNALKLFAHLVGEAVRQRDGAAIERHCQTLAEGLRSYLSSADIEVQERASSVYFLVVLLRESLGGGADQQHAAAPVADGGLLELTPDVPGEPGDGGGEEARAAPDEPVAAGPGGHYPGAAWDEIEQIATDLQGLFGSELNPVAPKAQRKVQLPEELDLDEWINQPPPSADASSADGGSSDEDKFPLFLTDGGRGGGGGERETNGGGDGSRSYKRIEYTQEELDKMRQARLLEQTNNPNYLKPAKTKKASGADYHQQQQQQHDCYDDIPIAEIALEVPLQIHSTKRSDKYLMDAERATRVFVGKSGGRKEKGEKGGKKSKRRGKKSKRYSDESDSESDDPKPLHVVNTVIELPEGAILSDTEDKNNADPNDPHRALDIDLDAPFEDDYPQDMKRKAANQRSVMLLRDGDGQTAKTNRNPADEHHPGGGTTTTTTTDSKHRSRRRGTAAATERSGSKHADRKHTDRSDERQQQAEDGGGAGREKQKKKKKSAGKERPDEADAIMLMIDEETSAKGRTAKEKEKRSKPPKDGGAEDEAVEGGDVKEKKKKHSKKSSKHHHHHHHHHSSSSKKSGYEEMPAQSLGGVSKDAV; this comes from the exons aTGGCGCTGAAGATGGTAAAGGGCAACCTGGAGCGGATGTTTGACAAAAATCTGACCGATCTGGTGCGCGGCATTCGGAACAACAAAGATAACGAG GCCAAGTACATCGCCCAGTGCATCGAGGAGATCAAGCAGGAGCTGCGGCAGGACAATGTGAGCGTGAAGAGCAACGCGGTGGCGAAGCTGACCTACCTGCAGATGTGCGGCTACGACATCTCCTGGGCCGGCTTCAACATCATCGAGGTGATGAGCTCGAACCGGTTCACCTGCAAGCGGATCGGCTACCTGGCGGCGAGCCAGTGCTTCCATCCGGACAGCGAGCTGCTGATGCTGACCACGAACATGATCCGGAAGGATCTCAGCTCGACCAACCAGTACGATGCGGGCGTGGCCCTGTCCGGGCTGAGCTGCTTCATCTCGACCGATCTGTCGCGCGATCTGGCCAACGACATCATGACGCTG ATGAGCTCCACCAAGCCGTACCTGCGCATGAAGGCGGTGCTCATGATGTACAAAGTGTTCCTCCGGTATCCGGAGGCGCTGCGGCCCGCCTTCCCGAAGCTGAAGGAAAAGCTCGAAGATCCGGACCCGAGCGTACAGTCCGCGGCGGTCAACGTGATCTGCGAGCTGGCGCGCAAGAACCCGAAAAACTACCTGTCGCTAGCACCGATCTTCTTCAAGCTGATGACCACGTCGACCAACAACTGGATGCTGATCAAAATTATCAAGCTG TTCGGTGCTTTAACTCCGCTAGAACCCCGATTAGGCAAAAAGCTAATTGAACCGTTGACCAATTTAATCCATAG CACCTCGGCTATGAGCCTGCTGTACGAATGCATCAATACCGTGATCGCGGTTCTGATCAGTATCAGCAGCGGCATGCCCAACCATAGCGCTTCCATCCAGCTGTGCGTCCAGAAGCTGCGCATCCTGATCGAGGACTCGGATCAAAACC TGAAGTATCTCGGGCTGCTGGCAATGTCCAAGATCCTGAAGACGCACCCGAAGAGCGTGCAGACGCACAAGGATCTGATACTGGCGTGCCTGGACGATAAGGACGAGTCAATCCGGTTGCGGGCGCTCGACCTGCTCTACGGCATGGTGTCGAAGAAGAACCTGATGGAGATCGTGCGCCGCCTGCTCGGCCACATGGAGCGGGCGGAGGGTTCGTCCTACCGGGACGAGCTGCTGTACAAGGTGATCGAGATCTGCTCCCAGGGCTCGTACCAGTACGTCACCAACTTCGAATGGTACCTGACCGTGCTGGTCGAGCTGATACTGCTCGAGTCGGGCTCGCGGCACGGTCGGCTGATTGCGGGCCAGCTGCTGGACGTGGCGATACGCGTCCAGGCGGTGCGCACGTTCGCGGTGAACGAGATGGCGACGCTGCTCGAGACGTACCCGGTGACGGCGGCCCCGAACGGCACGATGCAGGAGGTGCTGTACGCGGCCGCCTGGATCGTCGGCGAGTTTGCGCCGCACCTGGACGGGCCGGAGCGGACGCtggcggtgctgctgcagccgaAACCGGTCGCCGGCCACATCCAGGCGGTGTACGTGCAGAACGCACTGAAGCTGTTCGCCCACCTGGTGGGGGAGGCGGTCCGCCAGCGGGACGGGGCCGCCATCGAGCGCCACTGCCAGACGCTGGCCGAGGGCCTGCGCAGCTACCTCAGCTCGGCCGACATCGAGGTGCAGGAGCGGGCCAGCTCGGTCTACTTTCTGGTCGTGCTGCTGCGCGAATCACTCGGTGGTGGTGCGGACCAGCAGCACGCTGCTGCGCCGGTCGCGGACGGTGGACTGCTCGAGCTGACGCCGGACGTGCCCGGCGAGCCAGGTGACGGCGGAGGAGAGGAAGCTCGCGCCGCACCGGACGAACCGGTCGCCGCCGGCCCTGGGGGTCACTATCCGGGGGCTGCGTGGGACGAGATCGAGCAGATTGCGACCGACCTGCAGGGGCTGTTCGGGAGCGAGCTGAACCCGGTCGCCCCGAAGGCGCAGCGGAAGGTGCAGCTGCCCGAGGAGCTGGACCTGGACGAGTGGATCAACCAGCCGCCCCCGTCCGCCGACGCCAGCAGTGCGGACGGTGGCTCGAGCGATGAGGACAAGTTCCCGCTCTTCCTGACCGACGGCGGCCGGGGTGGCGGTGGGGGTGAGCGCGAAACCAACGGCGGTGGCGATGGTTCGCGCTCGTACAAGCGCATCGAGTACACGCAGGAAGAGCTCGACAAG ATGAGACAGGCGCGACTGCTCGAGCAAACCAACAATCCAAACTATCTGAAACCGGCCAAAACAAAGAAGGCGTCTGGCGCCGactaccaccagcagcagcagcagcagcatgattGCTACGACGACATACCGATCGCCGAAATCGCACTCGAGGTGCCACTGCAGATACATT ccaCAAAACGGTCGGACAAGTATCTTATGGACGCCGAACGGGCCACGCGCGTTTTCGTCGGCAAGAGCGGTGGGCGCAAggaaaagggagagaaaggCGGCAAGAAGTCGAAACGACGTGGCAAAAAGAGCAAACGCTATTCGGACGAGTCTGACTCGGAAAGCGACG atcccaAGCCGCTGCACGTGGTGAACACGGTGATTGAGCTACCGGAGGGTGCAATACTGTCCGACACGGAGGACAAAAACAATGCCGACCCGAACGATCCGCACCGGGCGCTCGACATCGATCTCGATGC CCCATTCGAGGACGATTACCCCCAGGACATGAAGCGAAAGGCGGCCAACCAGCGCAgcgtgatgctgctgcgggACGGGGACGGGCAGACCGCCAAAACCAACCGAAACCCGGCCGACGAGCATCATCCCGgcggcggcaccaccaccaccactactaccgACAGTAAGCACCGGTCGCGGCGTCGTGGTACCGCCGCTGCCACCGAGCGGTCCGGCTCGAAGCACGCGGATCGAAAGCACACCGATCGGTCCGacgagcggcagcagcaggcggAGGATGGTGGTGGAGCCGGCCGcgagaagcaaaagaaaaagaaaaagagcgCGGGAAAGGAGCGGCCGGACGAGGCGGACGCGATCATGCTGATGATCGACGAGGAAACGTCGGCCAAGGGACGGACGGcaaaggagaaggagaagcgCAGCAAGCCGCCCAAGGACGGCGGAGCGGAGGACGAGGCGGTAGAGGGCGGGGACgtaaaggagaagaagaagaagcacagCAAAAAGTCTTCgaagcaccatcaccaccaccaccaccaccacagcagcagcagcaaaaagtcGGGCTACGAGGAGATGCCGGCGCAGTCGTTGGGTGGCGTTAGCAAGGATGCGGTTTAA
- the LOC121590446 gene encoding microsomal glutathione S-transferase 1-like isoform X1, with protein MTSSPFATINDAALRSYIFWSSVLVMKMLFMSPLTSLNRIRKMAFASPEDTRMISKKLVPKYDDPDVERVRRAHQNDLENILPFFVIGFLYLLTNPAPWLAINLYRLVAASRILHTIVYAVVVIPQPARFLAFVGAMMPTAYMTLQTILFFMM; from the exons ATGACGAGTTCGCCGTTCGCCACAATTAACGATGCAGCTCTGCGATCGTACATCTTCTGGTCCTCGGTGCTGGTGATGAAGATGTTGTTCATGTCACCGCTAACGTCACTGAACCGAATTCGGAAGATG GCATTTGCCAGTCCCGAAGACACCAGAATGATCAGCAAGAAGCTAGTGCCCAAGTACGACGATCCGGACGTGGAACGTGTGCGCAG AGCGCATCAGAACGATCTGGAAAACATTCTGCCGTTCTTCGTCATCGGCTTCCTGTACCTGCTGACCAATCCGGCACCGTGGCTGGCCATAAATCTGTACCGCTTGGTGGCCGCCTCGCGCATTTTGCACACGATCGTGTATGCCGTCGTGGTCATTCCTCAGCCGGCCCGCTTCCTGGCCTTCGTGGGTGCGATGATGCCAACGGCCTACATGACCCTGCAGACGATACTGTTCTTCATGATGTAG